In the Kaistella sp. 97-N-M2 genome, one interval contains:
- a CDS encoding LysE family translocator: protein MIELILSAIGLGIMLSLVFIGPIFFLLIETSFSRGPKHALALDLGVILADILCIAAAFFASGDLVEIIDKHPGFYRITAFIILVYAVYMIVSKTKMHLAGEEKMISQNYMKTFLNGFFFNILNIGVVLFWLVTVISVRNSYPDLDDFLLYMALVVGTYLVIDFFKISLAKQFHESLTEKLANYIRKGVGFVLMGFSIVIFLQSFKKFNQFDQRLENAERTEQKMIHK from the coding sequence ATGATAGAACTCATACTGTCCGCCATTGGTTTAGGCATCATGCTAAGTTTGGTTTTTATTGGACCTATTTTTTTTCTGTTGATTGAAACGAGTTTTTCCCGCGGTCCGAAACATGCGTTAGCTCTGGATTTGGGCGTTATTTTGGCAGATATTTTATGCATTGCGGCAGCATTTTTTGCAAGTGGCGATCTGGTAGAAATCATCGATAAACATCCTGGATTTTACCGCATAACAGCTTTTATTATTTTAGTTTATGCGGTTTACATGATTGTTTCCAAAACAAAAATGCACCTGGCAGGCGAAGAAAAAATGATCAGCCAAAATTATATGAAAACCTTTTTAAACGGTTTTTTCTTTAATATTTTAAATATTGGCGTCGTTTTATTTTGGCTGGTGACGGTGATTTCCGTGCGGAATTCTTATCCCGACCTCGACGATTTTCTTCTGTATATGGCGCTGGTTGTGGGAACTTATCTGGTGATCGATTTTTTCAAAATCTCCTTAGCCAAACAGTTTCATGAAAGTTTAACGGAGAAACTGGCCAATTATATCCGAAAAGGAGTAGGGTTTGTTTTAATGGGATTCAGCATCGTTATTTTCCTGCAGAGTTTTAAAAAATTCAACCAGTTCGACCAAAGACTGGAGAATGCAGAAAGGACGGAACAAAAAATGATTCACAAATGA